A stretch of the Candidatus Denitrolinea symbiosum genome encodes the following:
- a CDS encoding GNAT family N-acetyltransferase, producing the protein MILTPVTLLGQFVRLEPMTEAHVPALAEVGVGQDFWHFMLYGDMKTEADMRNWVKDILSRKGDLPFVVVHLASGRAAGATRYLNVSLKDRGLEIGGTWYGPEFQRTAVNTETKYLLLKHAFETLGAIRVQLKTDSRNLRSQKAIERIGGVKEGVLRNHMILPDGTIRHSVYYSILDSEWEGVKARLEGILYG; encoded by the coding sequence ATGATCCTCACCCCCGTAACCCTGCTTGGTCAATTCGTCCGCCTCGAGCCGATGACCGAGGCTCACGTCCCCGCGCTGGCCGAAGTCGGCGTGGGACAGGACTTCTGGCATTTCATGTTGTACGGCGACATGAAGACCGAAGCCGATATGCGGAACTGGGTGAAGGATATTCTCTCGCGGAAGGGGGATTTGCCTTTTGTCGTCGTCCATCTTGCGTCGGGACGCGCGGCGGGCGCGACGCGCTACCTGAACGTTTCTCTCAAGGATCGCGGGCTGGAGATCGGCGGCACGTGGTACGGACCCGAGTTCCAGCGCACGGCGGTCAACACGGAGACGAAGTATCTTTTGCTGAAGCACGCTTTCGAGACGCTCGGCGCGATCCGCGTGCAGTTGAAGACTGACTCGCGCAACCTCCGCTCGCAGAAAGCCATCGAACGGATCGGCGGCGTAAAGGAGGGCGTGCTGCGCAACCACATGATCCTGCCGGATGGGACGATCCGCCATTCGGTCTATTATTCGATTTTGGATTCGGAGTGGGAGGGGGTGAAGGCGCGTTTGGAAGGCATCCTGTACGGATGA
- a CDS encoding alpha/beta hydrolase, with protein sequence MLSWQARTLRSLLSAKNFLSPKLGAMDVERARTNLEMAGEVVRPIIHIDHIGVLANGVPGEWVIPAGTGSERVILYLHGGAYNAGSTRSHRALAANIAYAARARALTIDYRLAPEHPYPAALLDALSAYQWLLDSGIRPEQTAIAGDSAGGGLSVALLATLRERGLPMPAAAVVLSPWTDLSASGESWQENARSDYMINGPKLREAARLYLKDASPQTPLASPVYAKLEGLPPLLIQVGSDEVLLSDSLRLAENARLSGVDVTLEVWDGMQHVWQFAASLLPEARQAIEKIGKFIHERTDAKQAEDRPPVAA encoded by the coding sequence ATGCTCAGTTGGCAGGCGCGAACTCTCAGGTCGTTGTTATCCGCAAAAAACTTCCTGTCGCCCAAGTTGGGCGCGATGGACGTCGAGAGAGCGCGCACCAACCTGGAGATGGCCGGCGAGGTCGTCCGCCCGATCATCCACATTGACCATATCGGCGTGCTGGCGAACGGCGTGCCGGGCGAATGGGTCATCCCCGCGGGGACGGGAAGCGAGCGCGTCATCCTGTACCTGCACGGGGGCGCGTACAACGCGGGCTCCACACGCTCGCACCGCGCGTTGGCGGCGAACATCGCCTACGCAGCCCGCGCTCGCGCGTTGACGATTGACTACCGCCTCGCGCCCGAACATCCCTACCCAGCCGCGCTGCTGGACGCTCTCTCCGCCTACCAATGGCTGCTCGACTCGGGAATCCGTCCCGAACAGACCGCCATCGCAGGCGACTCGGCCGGCGGCGGATTAAGCGTCGCCCTGCTGGCCACCCTCCGCGAGCGCGGCCTCCCGATGCCCGCCGCGGCGGTCGTCCTCTCCCCGTGGACGGACCTTTCAGCCAGCGGCGAGTCGTGGCAGGAAAACGCCCGGTCAGATTACATGATCAACGGGCCGAAACTGAGGGAAGCCGCCCGCCTGTACCTGAAAGACGCCAGCCCGCAGACGCCGCTCGCTTCCCCCGTCTACGCGAAACTCGAGGGGCTGCCTCCCCTGCTCATCCAGGTCGGCTCGGACGAAGTGTTGCTGTCCGATTCGCTGCGGCTGGCGGAAAATGCCCGTCTTTCTGGTGTAGATGTCACTTTGGAAGTCTGGGATGGAATGCAGCACGTCTGGCAGTTCGCGGCCAGCCTCCTTCCCGAAGCGCGGCAGGCCATCGAAAAAATCGGAAAGTTTATCCACGAACGGACGGACGCGAAACAAGCGGAAGATCGTCCCCCGGTTGCCGCGTAA